A portion of the Streptomyces platensis genome contains these proteins:
- a CDS encoding YqgE/AlgH family protein, with amino-acid sequence MTEVSSLTGRLLVATPALADPNFDRAVVLLLDHDEEGSLGVVLNRPTPVGVADILAPWAALAGEPGVVFQGGPVSLDSALGVAVVPGGLSGEGGIPSVDSGALPHDDGVEVAGAPAADRAGVQSGDEPLGWRRVHGAIGLVDLEAPPELLAAVLGSLRIFAGYAGWGPGQLEDELVEGAWYVVESEPGDVSSPDPEQLWRAVLRRQRNELAMVATYPDDPSLN; translated from the coding sequence ATGACCGAGGTGTCCTCGCTCACAGGGCGGCTACTCGTCGCGACGCCCGCGCTCGCCGATCCGAACTTCGACCGCGCGGTGGTGCTGCTCCTCGACCACGACGAGGAGGGCTCCCTCGGCGTGGTCCTGAACCGTCCCACCCCGGTCGGGGTGGCGGACATCCTCGCCCCCTGGGCCGCACTGGCCGGGGAGCCGGGAGTGGTCTTCCAGGGCGGACCGGTGTCGCTGGACTCGGCGCTCGGGGTGGCCGTGGTGCCGGGCGGGCTGTCCGGTGAGGGCGGTATCCCGTCGGTGGACAGCGGCGCCCTGCCCCATGACGACGGTGTGGAGGTCGCAGGTGCACCGGCCGCGGACCGCGCGGGCGTCCAGTCGGGTGACGAGCCGCTGGGCTGGCGCAGGGTGCACGGCGCGATCGGTCTGGTCGATCTGGAGGCCCCTCCGGAACTGCTCGCGGCGGTGCTCGGCAGTCTGCGGATTTTCGCCGGGTACGCGGGCTGGGGTCCGGGCCAGTTGGAGGACGAACTGGTCGAGGGCGCCTGGTACGTGGTCGAGTCGGAGCCCGGCGATGTCTCCTCGCCGGACCCGGAGCAGCTGTGGCGCGCGGTGCTGCGGCGCCAACGCAATGAGCTGGCCATGGTGGCCACCTACCCGGACGATCCGTCGCTGAACTGA
- the murA gene encoding UDP-N-acetylglucosamine 1-carboxyvinyltransferase: MTVSTDDVLLVHGGTPLEGEIRVRGAKNLVPKAMVAALLGSGPSRLRNVPDIRDVRVVRGLLQLHGVTVRPGDESGELILDPSHVESANVADIDAHAGSSRIPILFCGPLLHRLGHAFIPGLGGCDIGGRPVDFHFDVLRQFGATIEKRADGQYLEAPHRLRGTKIRLPYPSVGSTEQVLLTAVLAEGVTELSNAAVEPEIEDLICVLQKMGAIISMDTDRTIRITGVDKLDGYTHRALPDRLEAASWASAALATEGNIYVRGAQQRSMMTFLNTFRKVGGAFQIEDEGIRFWHPGGLLNAIALETDVHPGFQTDWQQPLVVALTQASGLSIVHETVYESRLGFTSALNQMGAHIQLYRECLGGSACRFGQRNFLHSAVVSGPTKLQGSDLVIPDLRGGFSYLIAALAAQGTSRVHGIDLINRGYENFMEKLVELGADVELPNGALPN; the protein is encoded by the coding sequence ATGACCGTCTCTACTGACGACGTACTGCTTGTCCACGGCGGCACCCCGCTCGAGGGCGAGATCCGGGTTCGCGGCGCGAAGAACCTTGTGCCCAAGGCCATGGTCGCCGCCCTCCTCGGGAGCGGCCCCAGCCGACTGCGCAACGTGCCCGATATCCGCGACGTACGCGTGGTGCGCGGGCTGCTTCAGCTGCACGGCGTCACGGTGCGCCCCGGTGACGAGTCGGGCGAGCTGATCCTCGACCCGTCGCACGTGGAGAGCGCCAACGTCGCGGACATCGATGCGCATGCGGGCTCCTCCCGGATCCCGATCCTGTTCTGCGGCCCGCTGCTGCACCGCCTCGGCCACGCCTTCATCCCCGGCCTGGGCGGCTGCGACATCGGCGGCCGGCCCGTGGACTTCCACTTCGACGTGCTGCGCCAGTTCGGCGCGACGATCGAGAAGCGCGCCGACGGGCAGTACCTGGAGGCGCCGCACCGGCTGCGCGGCACCAAGATCCGGCTGCCGTACCCGTCGGTCGGCTCGACCGAGCAGGTGCTGCTGACCGCCGTTCTGGCCGAGGGCGTCACCGAGCTGTCGAACGCCGCCGTGGAACCGGAGATCGAGGACCTCATCTGCGTCTTGCAGAAGATGGGCGCGATCATCTCCATGGACACCGACCGGACGATCCGGATCACCGGTGTCGACAAGCTCGACGGCTACACCCACCGCGCCCTCCCGGACCGCCTGGAGGCGGCCTCCTGGGCGTCCGCGGCGCTGGCCACCGAGGGCAACATCTACGTCCGCGGCGCGCAGCAGCGGTCGATGATGACCTTCCTCAACACCTTCCGCAAGGTCGGCGGCGCCTTCCAGATCGAGGACGAAGGCATCCGCTTCTGGCACCCGGGCGGTCTGCTCAACGCCATCGCCCTGGAGACCGACGTCCACCCCGGCTTCCAGACCGACTGGCAGCAGCCGCTGGTCGTCGCGCTGACCCAGGCCTCGGGCCTGTCGATCGTGCACGAGACGGTCTACGAGTCCCGGCTCGGCTTCACCTCCGCGCTCAACCAGATGGGCGCGCACATCCAGCTCTACCGTGAGTGCCTGGGCGGCTCCGCCTGCCGCTTCGGCCAGCGCAACTTCCTGCACTCCGCGGTCGTCTCCGGGCCCACCAAGCTCCAGGGCTCCGATCTGGTCATCCCCGACCTGCGCGGCGGCTTCTCGTATCTGATCGCGGCGCTGGCGGCCCAGGGCACCTCCCGGGTGCACGGCATCGACCTGATCAACCGCGGCTACGAGAACTTCATGGAGAAGCTCGTCGAACTCGGCGCCGATGTAGAGCTGCCGAACGGCGCACTGCCCAACTGA
- a CDS encoding HU family DNA-binding protein has product MNRSELVAALADRAEVTRKDADAVLAALAEVTGEIVAKGDEKVTIPGFLTFERTHRAARTARNPQTGDPIQIPAGYSVKVSAGSKLKEAAKGK; this is encoded by the coding sequence ATGAACCGCAGTGAGCTGGTGGCCGCTCTGGCCGATCGCGCCGAGGTGACCCGCAAGGACGCCGACGCCGTTCTGGCCGCCCTCGCCGAGGTGACCGGCGAGATCGTCGCCAAGGGCGACGAGAAGGTCACCATCCCCGGCTTCCTGACCTTCGAGCGCACCCACCGTGCCGCTCGCACCGCGCGCAACCCGCAGACCGGCGACCCGATCCAGATCCCGGCCGGCTACAGCGTGAAGGTCTCCGCGGGCTCCAAGCTCAAGGAAGCCGCCAAGGGTAAGTAA
- a CDS encoding NAD-dependent malic enzyme, translating into MATAPSVSYSMTVRLEVPASGTAVSQLTTAVESHGGSVTGLDVTASGHEKLRIDVTIAATSTAHADEIVQQLRAIEGVSLGKVSDRTFLMHLGGKIEMSSKHPIRNRDDLSMIYTPGVARVCQAIADNPEDARRLTIKRNSVAVVTDGSAVLGLGNIGPKAALPVMEGKAALFKRFAGIDAWPLCLDTQDTDAIVEIVKAIAPGFAGINLEDISAPRCFEIEARLREALDIPVFHDDQHGTAIVVLAALTNALRVVGKKIEDVRVVMSGAGAAGTAILKLLIAAGVRHAVVADIHGVVHAGRTDLVDADPDSPLRWIADNTNPEGVTGTLKEAVVGADVFIGVSAPNVLDGDDVARMADGAIVFALANPDPEVDPAIARQTAAVVATGRSDFPNQINNVLVFPGVFRGLLDAHSRTVNTEMMLAAAGALADVVLEDEVNPNYIIPSVFNEKVAGAVAGAVREAAKSGDPAVTATTAV; encoded by the coding sequence ATGGCAACGGCGCCCAGCGTCTCCTACTCGATGACGGTCCGGCTGGAGGTGCCCGCGAGCGGAACCGCGGTCTCCCAGCTCACCACGGCCGTCGAGTCCCACGGAGGCTCGGTGACCGGCCTCGACGTCACGGCATCCGGCCACGAGAAGCTCCGGATCGACGTCACCATCGCGGCGACCTCCACGGCCCACGCCGACGAGATCGTCCAGCAGCTGCGCGCCATCGAGGGCGTCTCGCTCGGCAAGGTCTCCGACCGTACGTTCCTGATGCACCTCGGCGGCAAGATCGAGATGTCGTCGAAGCACCCCATCCGCAACCGTGACGACCTCTCGATGATCTACACCCCCGGTGTCGCCCGCGTCTGCCAGGCCATCGCCGACAACCCCGAGGACGCCCGCCGCCTGACCATCAAACGCAACAGCGTCGCGGTGGTCACCGACGGCTCCGCCGTCCTCGGCCTCGGCAACATCGGCCCCAAGGCCGCTCTGCCCGTCATGGAGGGCAAGGCGGCCCTCTTCAAGCGCTTCGCCGGCATCGACGCCTGGCCGCTGTGCCTGGACACCCAGGACACCGACGCCATCGTGGAGATCGTCAAGGCCATCGCCCCCGGCTTCGCGGGCATCAACCTGGAGGACATCTCCGCCCCCCGCTGCTTCGAGATCGAGGCGCGGCTGCGCGAGGCCCTGGACATCCCGGTCTTCCACGACGACCAGCACGGCACCGCCATCGTGGTGCTCGCCGCGCTCACCAACGCGCTGCGCGTCGTCGGCAAGAAGATCGAGGACGTCCGGGTCGTGATGTCCGGCGCCGGCGCGGCCGGTACCGCCATCCTCAAGCTGCTGATCGCGGCCGGTGTCCGGCACGCCGTCGTCGCCGACATCCACGGTGTCGTGCACGCCGGCCGTACGGACCTGGTCGACGCCGACCCGGACTCGCCGCTGCGCTGGATCGCCGACAACACCAACCCCGAGGGCGTCACCGGCACCCTCAAGGAGGCCGTGGTCGGCGCGGACGTCTTCATCGGCGTCTCCGCGCCCAACGTCCTGGACGGCGACGACGTCGCGAGGATGGCCGACGGCGCGATCGTGTTCGCACTCGCCAACCCGGACCCCGAGGTCGACCCCGCCATCGCCCGGCAGACCGCCGCCGTCGTGGCCACCGGCCGCTCCGACTTCCCCAACCAGATCAACAACGTCCTGGTGTTCCCCGGAGTCTTCCGCGGCCTCCTGGACGCCCACTCCCGTACGGTGAACACCGAGATGATGCTGGCCGCGGCCGGAGCCCTCGCGGACGTCGTCCTGGAGGACGAGGTCAACCCGAACTACATCATCCCCAGCGTCTTCAACGAGAAGGTCGCGGGCGCGGTGGCCGGTGCCGTCCGGGAGGCCGCGAAGAGCGGTGACCCGGCTGTGACGGCCACCACGGCGGTCTGA
- a CDS encoding HelD family protein, with translation MAAHNATHAPEHTPDSVRDREIEAEQTHLDRVYRRLEEKIHEAEFLMDDAAKRGQVGTPGALAERDAQVFQAGVHLHRLNSEYEDFLFGRIDLLLGKDGKKGPDGAFTSVEPADGAIENNRATIAETLHIGRLGVLDADYSPLVIDWRAPAAAPFYRATPVAPGRVVRRRVIRSKGRKVLGVEDDLMRPEITATLDGAELPAIGDGALMAALGRARSHTMRDIVASIQAEQDKVIRAPAASVTEVEGGPGTGKTAVALHRAAYLLYQDRRRYAGGILIVSPTPLLVAYTEGVLPSLGEEGQVAIRALGSLVDGAEATAYDSPAVARIKGSSRMQKLLRKAARGALELTAPGTRATGPAATTAAANGNGSGNGVSGGDRAGDGDGDAQLSLDDLFGTAGNEADRDAAASGTRRRRTRGPRPGPAAPDAGPPARLRVVAFGGRIELEADELRAIRHSALGGTAPVNLLRPRARRLILDALWAKSGAARRYTDPELAAEAREGFDEDITTEPDFQEFLDAWWPELTPRGVLAAMADERLLGRWARRVLTSREVRQLARSLQRLDHTGHGPLSVHDVALLDELQMVLGAPMRPARPREADPLDHLTGLEELTTYTDRNGGGRSRRERLEEERTDYAHVIVDEAQDLTPMQWRMVGRRGRHATWTVVGDPAQSSWSDPDEAAVARDEALGTRPRRRFTLTVNYRNPAEIAELAARVLALAMPGMASPKAVRSTGLEPRFALTPDGEGPDRSAGDAALAQATVAEAERLLGEVDGTVGVVVAMNRRAQARRWLAPLGDRVVALGSLEAKGLEYDATLVVSPAEIADESPAGLRVLYVALTRATQQLTVLSAERDEPDAAGVPDLLRD, from the coding sequence GTGGCCGCGCACAACGCCACGCACGCACCGGAGCACACCCCGGATTCCGTTCGCGACCGCGAGATCGAGGCCGAACAGACGCATCTGGACCGTGTCTACCGGCGCCTTGAGGAGAAGATCCACGAGGCGGAATTCCTGATGGACGACGCCGCCAAGCGCGGCCAGGTCGGCACGCCCGGCGCGCTCGCCGAGCGGGACGCCCAGGTCTTCCAGGCCGGCGTCCATCTCCACCGCCTGAATTCCGAGTACGAGGACTTCCTCTTCGGCCGTATCGACCTGCTCCTCGGCAAGGACGGCAAGAAGGGCCCGGACGGCGCCTTCACCTCCGTCGAACCCGCCGACGGCGCGATCGAGAACAACCGCGCCACCATCGCCGAGACGCTGCACATCGGCCGGCTCGGCGTCCTCGACGCGGACTACTCCCCGCTGGTCATCGACTGGCGGGCACCGGCCGCCGCCCCCTTCTACCGGGCCACCCCGGTCGCCCCCGGCCGGGTCGTCCGGCGCCGGGTGATCCGCTCCAAGGGCCGCAAGGTCCTCGGCGTCGAGGACGATCTGATGCGCCCGGAGATCACCGCGACGCTGGACGGCGCGGAGCTCCCGGCGATCGGTGACGGCGCGCTGATGGCCGCGCTGGGCCGGGCCCGCAGCCACACCATGCGGGACATCGTCGCCTCCATCCAGGCCGAGCAGGACAAGGTGATCCGGGCGCCCGCCGCCTCCGTCACCGAGGTCGAGGGCGGACCCGGCACGGGCAAGACCGCGGTCGCCCTGCACCGCGCCGCCTACCTCCTCTACCAGGACCGCCGCCGCTACGCGGGCGGCATCCTGATCGTCTCCCCGACGCCGCTGCTGGTCGCCTACACCGAAGGCGTACTGCCGTCGCTGGGCGAGGAGGGCCAGGTCGCCATCCGGGCGCTCGGGTCGCTGGTGGACGGCGCCGAGGCGACGGCGTACGACTCACCGGCGGTGGCCCGTATCAAGGGCTCCTCGCGGATGCAGAAGCTGCTGCGCAAGGCGGCCCGGGGCGCCCTGGAGCTGACGGCGCCGGGCACCCGGGCGACCGGCCCGGCGGCCACCACGGCGGCGGCGAACGGGAACGGGAGCGGAAACGGGGTCAGCGGAGGCGACCGGGCCGGAGACGGAGACGGGGACGCCCAGCTGTCCCTGGACGACCTCTTCGGGACGGCCGGCAACGAGGCGGACCGGGACGCGGCCGCCAGCGGGACCCGCCGGAGACGCACCCGAGGCCCGCGCCCCGGCCCGGCCGCGCCCGACGCGGGCCCGCCCGCCCGTCTGCGGGTCGTCGCGTTCGGCGGCCGGATCGAGCTGGAGGCCGACGAGCTGCGCGCCATCCGGCATTCCGCGCTCGGCGGCACCGCGCCGGTCAACCTGCTGCGCCCGCGGGCCCGCCGGCTGATCCTGGACGCCCTGTGGGCCAAGTCGGGCGCCGCGCGCCGCTACACGGACCCCGAACTCGCCGCCGAGGCCCGTGAGGGCTTCGACGAGGACATCACCACCGAGCCCGACTTCCAGGAGTTCCTGGACGCCTGGTGGCCCGAGCTGACCCCGCGCGGGGTACTGGCCGCCATGGCCGACGAGCGGCTGCTCGGCCGCTGGGCGCGCCGGGTGCTCACCTCCCGCGAGGTACGCCAACTGGCCCGTTCGCTCCAGCGGTTGGACCACACCGGCCACGGCCCGCTGTCGGTGCACGATGTCGCCCTGCTGGACGAGCTCCAGATGGTCCTCGGCGCCCCGATGCGCCCGGCCCGGCCGCGGGAGGCCGATCCGCTGGACCATCTGACCGGCCTGGAGGAGCTCACGACCTACACCGACCGCAACGGCGGCGGCCGCAGCCGGCGCGAACGGCTGGAGGAGGAGCGCACCGACTACGCGCACGTCATCGTCGACGAGGCGCAGGACCTGACGCCGATGCAGTGGCGGATGGTCGGCCGCCGCGGCCGGCACGCGACCTGGACGGTGGTCGGCGACCCCGCGCAGTCCTCCTGGTCCGACCCGGACGAGGCCGCCGTCGCCCGTGACGAGGCGCTCGGCACCCGCCCGCGCCGCCGCTTCACGCTCACCGTGAACTACCGCAACCCCGCGGAGATCGCCGAGCTGGCCGCCCGCGTCCTGGCGCTGGCGATGCCCGGTATGGCGTCCCCGAAGGCGGTCCGCTCCACGGGCCTGGAGCCCCGCTTCGCGCTCACCCCGGACGGGGAGGGACCGGACCGGTCCGCCGGTGACGCGGCGCTGGCGCAGGCCACGGTGGCCGAGGCCGAGCGGCTGCTGGGCGAGGTGGACGGCACGGTCGGCGTCGTGGTGGCCATGAACCGCCGTGCGCAGGCCCGCCGTTGGCTGGCCCCGCTCGGCGACCGGGTGGTGGCACTGGGCTCCCTGGAGGCCAAGGGGCTGGAGTACGACGCGACGCTGGTGGTCTCACCGGCCGAGATCGCCGATGAGTCCCCGGCCGGCCTGCGGGTGCTGTACGTGGCGCTGACCCGGGCGACCCAGCAGCTGACCGTACTGTCGGCCGAACGGGACGAACCGGACGCGGCGGGGGTGCCCGACCTGCTGCGGGACTGA
- a CDS encoding anti-sigma factor family protein, which produces MIPPTQPDRHSDVGAYVLGVLDAADADRFERHLVGCDRCAAELEELMALTPVLAEFKQSAPTPETITAVPGRRVLDGLLDEVDATRRSRGRRRLFLVAAAVVLIVGGPLAAVSVTGGGDKEPAPPLANAVRAQYAAGEKVTSVDPETKVSAGVSMAARPWGTQVVMELANVKGPKSCDLVAVGKDGKRQTITTWAVPKGGYGIPGGAEKWNREPLYASGGAALNRGDIDHFEINTLDGKRLATIKA; this is translated from the coding sequence GTGATCCCGCCCACGCAGCCGGACCGGCACAGCGACGTCGGCGCCTATGTGCTGGGCGTCCTGGACGCCGCAGACGCGGACCGGTTCGAGCGGCATCTCGTCGGCTGTGACCGGTGCGCGGCCGAACTCGAGGAGCTGATGGCCCTGACGCCGGTGCTCGCCGAGTTCAAGCAGTCCGCCCCCACCCCGGAGACGATCACGGCCGTCCCCGGCCGTCGGGTGCTGGACGGGCTGCTCGACGAGGTCGACGCCACCCGTCGCAGCCGCGGCCGGCGGCGGCTGTTCCTGGTCGCCGCGGCCGTCGTGCTGATCGTCGGCGGGCCGCTCGCCGCCGTCTCCGTCACCGGCGGCGGCGACAAGGAGCCGGCGCCGCCGCTGGCCAACGCCGTCCGGGCCCAGTACGCCGCGGGCGAGAAGGTGACCTCCGTCGACCCGGAGACCAAGGTCTCGGCGGGCGTCTCCATGGCCGCCCGGCCCTGGGGCACCCAGGTCGTCATGGAACTCGCCAACGTCAAGGGGCCGAAGAGCTGCGACCTGGTCGCCGTCGGCAAGGACGGCAAGCGGCAGACCATCACCACCTGGGCGGTCCCCAAGGGCGGCTACGGCATCCCGGGCGGCGCCGAGAAGTGGAACCGCGAGCCCCTCTACGCGTCGGGCGGCGCGGCCCTCAACCGCGGCGACATCGACCACTTCGAGATCAACACGCTGGACGGCAAGCGGCTGGCCACGATCAAGGCATGA
- a CDS encoding sigma-70 family RNA polymerase sigma factor, whose amino-acid sequence MRKDAVVADRTTPEEELMRALYDDHAGPLLAFVLRLVAGDRHRAEDVVQETLVRAWRNADQLQRATGSIRPWLVTVARRIVIDGHRSRKARPQEVDATPLETMPAADVIDRALRLMTISEALSDLSQAHREALVETYFKERTVNEAAEVLRVPAGTVRSRVFYALRSLKLSLEERGVTE is encoded by the coding sequence GTGCGTAAGGATGCCGTCGTGGCAGACAGGACGACACCTGAAGAGGAGCTCATGCGAGCCCTCTATGACGATCACGCGGGCCCGCTTCTCGCCTTCGTCCTGCGGCTGGTGGCGGGCGACCGGCATCGCGCCGAGGACGTGGTGCAGGAGACGCTGGTGCGCGCCTGGCGCAACGCCGACCAGCTCCAGCGGGCGACCGGCTCGATCCGTCCCTGGCTGGTGACCGTCGCACGGCGGATCGTGATCGACGGGCACCGCAGCCGCAAGGCACGGCCCCAAGAGGTCGACGCGACCCCGCTGGAGACCATGCCCGCCGCCGATGTGATCGACCGGGCGCTGCGCCTGATGACGATCTCCGAGGCGCTGAGCGACCTGAGCCAGGCCCACCGAGAGGCCCTCGTCGAGACGTACTTCAAGGAACGTACGGTCAATGAGGCAGCGGAGGTGCTGCGCGTGCCGGCCGGAACCGTGCGGTCCCGGGTGTTCTACGCGCTGCGCTCCCTGAAGCTCTCGCTCGAGGAACGAGGAGTGACGGAGTGA
- a CDS encoding CGNR zinc finger domain-containing protein, which translates to MAAPCDLRFDCGRVCLDLAATADGAPAERLTGPDQLRTWLTGAGLVPHGTPLDGVDTGWLGRFRALRELLVRVVHDELRGGADGADLALLNSAAAAGQPPAPSAVRAADGTLARALTGPPECAGLLAAVARDAIGLLTDEVARGQLRQCEGESCTLVYLDTSRGRRRRWCSSEVCGNRERVARHRRRTMVRREESAGTAADPVTGPVTAAENFSAGR; encoded by the coding sequence ATGGCGGCGCCTTGCGATCTGCGGTTCGACTGCGGGCGGGTCTGCCTGGACCTGGCCGCCACCGCCGACGGCGCCCCCGCCGAACGCCTCACCGGCCCGGACCAGTTGCGGACCTGGCTGACCGGCGCGGGCCTGGTACCGCACGGCACCCCGCTGGACGGCGTCGACACCGGCTGGCTCGGCCGCTTCCGTGCGCTGCGGGAGCTGCTGGTCCGGGTGGTGCACGACGAGCTGCGGGGCGGGGCGGACGGGGCCGATCTGGCGCTGCTCAACTCCGCGGCCGCCGCCGGGCAGCCGCCCGCCCCCAGCGCGGTACGCGCCGCCGACGGCACCCTGGCCCGCGCCCTGACCGGCCCGCCCGAGTGCGCCGGACTGCTGGCCGCGGTGGCCCGGGACGCGATCGGGCTGCTCACCGACGAGGTGGCGCGCGGGCAGCTGCGGCAGTGCGAGGGCGAGAGCTGCACGCTGGTCTACCTGGACACCTCGCGGGGGCGGCGCCGCCGTTGGTGCTCCAGCGAAGTGTGCGGCAACCGGGAGCGGGTGGCCCGGCACCGGCGGCGGACGATGGTGCGCAGGGAGGAGTCCGCAGGCACCGCCGCGGACCCCGTCACGGGCCCCGTCACCGCCGCGGAAAATTTTTCCGCCGGCCGCTGA
- a CDS encoding class I SAM-dependent methyltransferase, whose product MSRKSLLTNRASLTHKVGYALRHPARITPYVKRTARDTWLRLKHPDHVAYYRAVMASDTGRNPEAAVGSRSHERWLALGEMQFDYLSEHGLKPGHRMLDIGCGNLRAGWRFIDYLDTGNYYGIDISPDILIAAKQTLTTYELQDKLPHLTITQDLKLEFLPSAHFDVVHAHSVFSHSPLDVIDECLAHVGRILAPGGFFDFTFDRTEGAEHQVLREDFYYRTETLLELARKHGLEARFMDDWEKRPHGQSKIRVNNPA is encoded by the coding sequence ATGTCGCGCAAGTCCCTGCTCACGAACCGCGCCAGCCTCACCCACAAGGTCGGCTACGCGCTCCGCCACCCGGCCCGGATCACCCCGTACGTCAAACGCACCGCCCGCGACACCTGGCTGCGCCTCAAGCACCCCGACCACGTCGCGTACTACCGGGCGGTGATGGCCTCCGACACCGGCCGCAACCCGGAGGCCGCGGTCGGCAGCCGCAGCCATGAACGCTGGCTGGCGCTGGGCGAGATGCAGTTCGACTACCTGAGCGAGCACGGTCTGAAGCCCGGCCACCGGATGCTGGACATCGGCTGCGGCAATCTGCGCGCCGGCTGGCGCTTCATCGACTACCTGGACACCGGCAACTACTACGGCATCGACATCTCGCCGGACATCCTGATCGCCGCGAAGCAGACCCTGACCACCTACGAACTCCAGGACAAGCTGCCGCACCTGACGATCACGCAGGACCTGAAGCTGGAGTTCCTGCCGTCCGCCCACTTCGACGTCGTCCACGCACACAGCGTCTTCTCGCACTCACCGCTCGACGTCATCGACGAATGCCTCGCCCATGTCGGCCGGATCCTGGCCCCCGGCGGCTTCTTCGACTTCACCTTCGACCGCACCGAGGGCGCCGAACACCAGGTGCTGCGCGAGGACTTCTACTACCGGACCGAGACCCTGCTGGAGCTGGCCCGCAAGCACGGCCTGGAGGCCCGCTTCATGGACGACTGGGAGAAGCGCCCGCACGGCCAGTCCAAGATCCGGGTCAACAACCCGGCGTAG
- a CDS encoding uroporphyrinogen-III synthase, whose protein sequence is MYEQQQEHGEPERTAPEAGAEPAVRPLEGFTVGVTAARRAEELGALLERRGAQVLHAPALRIVPLPDDTELMAVTRDLIERAPDIVIATTAIGFRGWIEAAEGWGLGEALLDRLAGVELLARGPKVRGAIRAAGLTEKWSPASESMAEVLDRLLAEGVAGRRVALQLHGEPLPGFVEALRADGAEVVGVPVYRWMPPEDIGPVDRLLDAVTGRGLDAVTFTSAPAAASLLRRAGERGIRAEVLAALRQDVLTVCVGPVTALPLEAEDVPTLQPERFRLGPLVQLLCRELPGRVRPLRVAGRRLEIRGHAVVLDGVLRPVPPAGMGLLRALARRPGWVVSRADLLRALPGAGRDEHAVETAMARLRVALGAPKLIQTVVKRGYRLSLDPHAETDKYGGE, encoded by the coding sequence ATGTACGAGCAGCAGCAGGAGCACGGCGAACCGGAGCGGACGGCGCCGGAAGCGGGAGCGGAACCGGCCGTCCGGCCGCTGGAGGGGTTCACCGTCGGGGTGACCGCGGCCCGGCGGGCGGAGGAGCTGGGCGCGCTGCTGGAACGCCGCGGTGCCCAGGTGCTGCACGCGCCCGCCCTGCGGATCGTGCCGCTGCCCGATGACACCGAGCTGATGGCGGTGACCCGCGATCTGATCGAGCGCGCGCCGGACATCGTCATCGCCACCACGGCGATCGGTTTCCGGGGCTGGATCGAGGCCGCGGAGGGCTGGGGCCTGGGGGAGGCGCTGCTGGACCGGCTGGCCGGGGTGGAGCTGCTGGCGCGCGGGCCGAAGGTGCGGGGGGCCATCCGGGCCGCCGGGCTGACCGAGAAGTGGTCACCGGCCTCCGAGTCGATGGCCGAGGTGCTGGACCGGCTGCTGGCGGAGGGTGTCGCCGGGCGCCGGGTGGCCCTCCAGCTGCACGGGGAGCCGCTGCCGGGGTTCGTGGAGGCGCTGCGGGCGGACGGTGCGGAGGTCGTCGGCGTCCCGGTGTACCGCTGGATGCCGCCGGAGGACATCGGGCCGGTCGACCGGCTGCTGGACGCGGTGACCGGGCGGGGGCTGGACGCGGTGACCTTCACCAGTGCGCCGGCCGCCGCGTCGCTGCTGCGCCGGGCCGGGGAGCGCGGGATCCGTGCGGAGGTGCTGGCGGCGCTGCGGCAGGACGTGCTGACGGTGTGCGTGGGGCCGGTGACCGCGCTGCCGCTGGAGGCGGAGGACGTGCCCACGCTCCAGCCGGAGCGCTTCCGGCTGGGGCCGCTGGTGCAGCTGCTGTGCCGCGAACTGCCGGGGCGGGTGCGGCCGTTGCGGGTGGCCGGGCGGCGGCTGGAGATCCGGGGGCACGCCGTGGTGCTGGACGGTGTGCTGCGGCCGGTGCCGCCGGCCGGTATGGGGCTGCTGCGCGCGCTGGCCCGTCGTCCCGGCTGGGTGGTGTCCCGTGCGGATCTGCTGCGGGCGCTGCCGGGCGCGGGCCGGGACGAGCATGCGGTGGAGACCGCGATGGCCCGGCTGCGGGTGGCACTGGGTGCCCCCAAGCTGATCCAGACGGTCGTCAAGCGCGGCTACCGGCTGTCGTTGGACCCGCATGCGGAGACGGACAAGTACGGCGGGGAGTGA